The DNA region TCCTCCTTCGAACCATCATCGGCAACCACGAGGTCAAAATCTTGATCGCTTTGACGACAATACCCTTCCAGCACCGCTCCCAACGCATCCGGACGATTGTAGGTCGTCACGATCAGGGCTGTTTTCATTTGGAATGTGAATCGCCGGGGCGACGAAGAGGCGCATGCGTCGGGAGCGGCCAGAGCTCCTGTTGTTCAAACCGTTTGGCATACCGATAGAATGTGCCCTCAAAATTTCCGAAGGCGATGACAAATCCCGGCCAGCCATCGAGGAACCCCCGCTTCGCCAGATAGTGCTTGAGGAACGACCATACGCCGTGCCCCAGGGCCGCTCCCATCGACACTCGACGATCGGCGAGCTTGAGCGCACCCAGCGAGGAATAGCGATTGGCCTTTTTCACAACCTCTTCAAAGTCTCTGAACGGAACCTGCCAAATTGCCTGCTCCAAGCGGCCAACGGGCTTGCTTGTCAGCAATTCATATCCCTCGTGAACAGGCGACTCCGCGTACTTCATGGCCCCTTTTCGAAATAATTGTGGTTGGCGAAAATTGGGATACCAGCCGGAATGTTTGATCCAACGCCCCATGAAGTAATTCCGCCTGGGCACAAGATAGGCGTCGTGCGCGGGAGTTCCAGACAAAATCGCTAGGACTTCGTCCCTGACCTCCGACGTACATTGCTCGTCTGTATCGATGCTGAGCACCCAGTCGTGGGTGCACGCCTGGACCGCGCGATTCCGCAGATGGCCGAACCCTTCGAATGGAATCTGAACTACTCTCGCCCCCAACTCTCGCGCAATCCGGTCAGTCCCATCTGTACTGTTGGAATCGGCCACCACGATCTCGTCCGCCCATAGGACACTGTTCACCGCATCGGCAATTTTCCCGGCCTCGTTGTAGGCGATTATATAGGCTGAAATTTTCAGCATACTCGCTCCCCAACCATAAGCTCCCCCCATCCAGCAGGCACTATCGATGGAGAACTTTCACCTCCAAATTTGACCCAAAAAATGGCTGGAGCCCCAGGGCTTGACGCGGTTGGCCTTATCAAGAAGCCGCTCCTGATAGGTGGGCTTATATCTGAATGTGACACAGGTCTGTTGAAGTGTACGGGCGCCATCCTCATCCGCGATGGGTTGCCTGTAGCACATCATGAGCGGTTAATAAATCGCACTTTCCCATACGGTAACAGCCTTTATTTCCAAGAAAATCGACCATTCTCTCTTCCTCCATGCATCGACATGCCAAAATGGCGAGTCTCTTGAGCGCACCACGACTGTATTTGGCGAAGTTTTTTGATTTTCTTCAATTTTCGCTCCAGCCAGCCTTGTTGCAACAATCGGTAATTGCGGCGGTTGCCCAGACCGTCTTTTTCCGATAGTCCTCGTTCCTGCTTCAGAGCTGATTGAGTAATAGAGCCGTAGTGATGCAGCCAAGATCTACCGGTCATCCCGATAGGAATTCTAGCCTTATCCACTTCATGGAAAAACATGGTATCCTCATAACCCAGCAATTTTGGTATCGGCTGAAAATAACCGATCTCCAGCCAAACAGACTCATGAACAGCAAGACACACAGCATGCCGACCGCCTATTCGGAGAGCATCTTTCATTTTCGCCATAGCATCTTCTGCGAATGCATCAAAATCGTAGTCCAGCGGCCCCTCAATCAATGCCGGCGAAATGATTTTTAAACCATTTGCTTCGGCAACATCGATCAGGTTTTCGACCCACCCACGAGATACAAGCACATCGTTGTTCATGATAATTGTCCATTCGGATTGA from Candidatus Nitrospira nitrosa includes:
- a CDS encoding glycosyltransferase family 2 protein — translated: MNPLKYSITFACYNQVNYTRHCIDSMIKHGLDVSRLVVVDNGSSDDTKNYLNTLPLGGRIFNKSNLGCGVAWNQGALALQSEWTIIMNNDVLVSRGWVENLIDVAEANGLKIISPALIEGPLDYDFDAFAEDAMAKMKDALRIGGRHAVCLAVHESVWLEIGYFQPIPKLLGYEDTMFFHEVDKARIPIGMTGRSWLHHYGSITQSALKQERGLSEKDGLGNRRNYRLLQQGWLERKLKKIKKLRQIQSWCAQETRHFGMSMHGGRENGRFSWK
- a CDS encoding glycosyltransferase family 2 protein, whose protein sequence is MLKISAYIIAYNEAGKIADAVNSVLWADEIVVADSNSTDGTDRIARELGARVVQIPFEGFGHLRNRAVQACTHDWVLSIDTDEQCTSEVRDEVLAILSGTPAHDAYLVPRRNYFMGRWIKHSGWYPNFRQPQLFRKGAMKYAESPVHEGYELLTSKPVGRLEQAIWQVPFRDFEEVVKKANRYSSLGALKLADRRVSMGAALGHGVWSFLKHYLAKRGFLDGWPGFVIAFGNFEGTFYRYAKRFEQQELWPLPTHAPLRRPGDSHSK